The nucleotide window GGCCTACTTGAACAAGACAGCAAGAAACAACAATGGAATTAGTCagtcttttccccacccatttcctcatcctggatcctggtttggtggccatgaaagccAGAACCACTGTGATAGTTTTTGCAAGCACACaagaaacagccacagagaagatgatgccaaaagcaGTTTGTCGGAGGAGACATGTCACCTTCTCAGGTCGGCCAATGAATAGGAGTGCACaaaggaagcagagcaggagagagatgaggagagtgtaggtgacatcccggttgttggctttgacaatgggtGTGTTGTGGTGCTTCATAAATGTTCCCAGGACCAGGGCTGTGatataagaaaaagaaagagcagAACAGGCTAAACTCATGCCCAAAGGTTCATTATAAGACAAGAAGCTTATATCTTTGGGAATACACACATCCTGGTTCTTGTTTGGATATTCTTCATCTGAGCATTTACTGCAATCATTCatatctaaaaaagaaaatatatagtcTTAGGGCTTTATCCGAAGATAGTTCTACTGAGatcagacccattaaaattaatggacttaaattagtcatgtcaaTTAGCTTCAGTAGGTGTACTCTGAGTACGACTAGTGTTAAATACCACTTAATATCACATAAGATATATTATTCAGCTTCACCATGAAATTTCATTTATTCTTCTTAATTATTTAGAAAATTACAGATATAAAACAACCAGGTGGGTCATTATTAACTTGCTAATTTCCACAAAATTAATGAATCCTGGTTATtggaaaaactgtttttaatgttattttatgatagtttctttcttttctttattacatttatagcctacCTTTCCTTCAGTAAGCATATGGTGGTATATATAGTTCTCCCTTTctgtattttatcctcacaacaacccagtgaggtaggttaggctaataataataataataaatttaatttctgtgtcgcctatctggccaatggccactctaggcgatgtacaaagcagttaaaacacaatatgataaaatacaatggtacaatataaaagcagtataaaaacaatacagcagcagacaataacattaaaacagggtaggaggcatttcaatcttagtaattaaccctccccggaaatcccataggcctgttgaaagagccaggtctttaaagctttacgaaatgtatttagggaagaggcgtgctggagatcttgtgggagggagttccagagggtgggggccgccactgagaatgccctctctctagtacccgccaatctagctgtttttgtcagcgggattgagagaaggccctgtgtggctgatcttgtcgggagGCAtcattggtggcgttgaaggtgctccgtaagataaactgggctgataccgtatagggatttaaaggttaataccaacaccttgaattgggcccggaaaacaactggaagccagtgtagatcaaacaacactggtgtgatgtgatcccggcggcgactgttcataagtagtcgagccgccgcattttgtataagttgtagtttccggaccgttttcaagggtaaccccacgtagagcgcattacagtaatccaaacgagaggtgaccagggcctgtactaccagtgggagctgatgaacaggaaggtagggttgcagccttcgtatgaggtgtagttgataccaggctgcccggctcactgccgaaatctgagcctccatggacagcctggaatcaagtacaaccccaaggttgcggacctggtccttcaggggtaaagtcaccccactgaacttcaagtcaacatctcccaaccttcttttgtcccccacaagcagctcGTGAATGGCCCAATGTCGTCtcaataagcttcatggctgagagtgTGTTTGAACTCTTGTCTCCCACTTCCCaatctgacattctaaccactagcTATAATTCTGATTTTATGAAAATACTCAAAATTGTACATAGGGATAAATGTACAGAACTGTTCAAAGAAAAAATAATTCTAATATTAGAAGTCTACCTGTACTGCAGTGGGAACCCATTTTTAGGTACTGGAACCAGAGGACGCAACCCTTTTTGTAGTTATTGGAACCAAAATATAGATAAATTGGATCTATCAGTGGTATTATGAATCAATCTGTTTtgtaattgctgccctgggctcctactggaaggaagggcgggatataaatcaaataataaataaataaatgtcctttCTTTTTGCTGTTGTCTTTTGGTtcattcttatattcttatttccCCTGGTCTTACTTCTTATTTAATCTTTGAACATTtctaatttttaattatgtatgacATCTGTGATGAATGTAAATTATAAAAATGATGTGGCTCTGGAGTCCCATGACTATTAAGGAGTGACCTCCTTGTTTTGCatcaattgaaggatataagtATTCTTCAAAGTCAGGACCAAGTAAACACTGCAATAGTTAAGTATAGATTTGATTAAGGCATGAATGTGAGGTGCTAAGTCTGGGAGAAAAGCTCACAACCTTCCTAATCCTTTTCCCATCAGGCAATAACCACTCATAATCTACAAGAAAACCATGTTTGAgacctcagtgtgtgtgtgtagctcaaCCCTTACTTTGAAAGCTATCTCCTCTCCTAAGATATTACCACAAGCATCCATTATCTAGATACTCAGAAGGTGTTGTCATTTTTACTGATGGAATCTGTTGTGAATGACCTGAGGCAAAtgattacttatttattaaatttatatcctgccttcctcccagaaggagcccttggtggcaaacaaaaacatccaaagcactttaaaacatcttaaaaacaaactttaaaacatattaaaacaaagcttcTATTACAACATAGTAAAACCTAAATAATCATACATACTAGATTATTTCAGCAGGGACTCCCTCCAAGGCCCACCTTAGCAAACATCTCAATCACATTCCAAACATCAAAGAAAAGTTAACTCTGATATAGCCATAATCTTGTAGGCACATTCCTCTAGTGTATGTATAATTCTTACCCTCTTGAGCTGAAAACTtcccttctggacatgggatgcaatcatagcagcaaaatggttcccctTCCTTCACTTTCTTTCTAAAACCAGGATGGCATCTCTCAGTACATAAAGAAAGAGGCTGAGACTAATCCATAAATGAGAGATCAGAATAACAATGTTGAAAATAATGAGATGGAAATCATATTTTCATGGAATTTTCATATGTTTCAAAATGCCTCCTTTTAGTCATGTATGAATGGGGTCAATGTGACATCCTAGTGCTACTTTTCTTTATTAAAAGAATAAATTAGTAGCATATCATACTTTTAGTATTACATTATCAGAACTGGCCAGTTCTCGGTGAATTGATTTTTTGTTTCCTGTGTACAATAGAATATTTTCTTCCTTTTACAAAATAGGTTATTCAAGAGTTATAAAGCATGTGTTTTCATACACATGCATATAGTCTTTTCACTTGACATGGCTTTTAGTATTACATTATCAGAACTGGCCAATTCTCTGTGAATTGATTTTTGTTTCCTGTATACAATAGAATATTTTCTTCCTTTTACAAAATAGGTTATTCAAGAGTTATAAAGCTTGTTTGTTCATACACATGCATATAGTCTTTTCACTTAGAgttttgatatatatttttaatgtctCTATCAGCTATGTGGCTACTGCCAATACATATCTCTTTCTTTTCATTTCTAGGAAGGTTTAGCTCATGCAAAGGCATTATGCGATGTCAGCACATTTCATATGCCCCTGCCTCCCTGCACTTCCTAAATGCCTGCCACCCAAAACAGGCAAGTAAACAATGAATGCAGTGGCATCAAGACACACTTCAGCTTCAACTAGGCATTGCCAGTAGATATTGGGCATAGATGCATATTAGTCCTGACACACTTTTAAGATTTGGATGGGTAGAGCTTAGTTGAATGTTAAATGGCATATACCATTATTTTATGTATATCTAAACCAGCAGATATGCCATTAAATTCTATTAAAATGTCCTCCAAACAAACCACTTCTCAATTAATAAACACAATAATGTACAGTAGCAAACACAGCAACTTGTGGAACTCCATTtgttccatccatccattcattctgCCCTctttcaattaaaaatcagagcATTATATAGGAGTTCATCACTGTCTGATGAAATTAGTTTTAGACATCAAGAGAGAAAGTCAGTGCTCATTCTAAACTGGATGTCTTCTCAAATTGCTGACAAATTGGTCTTACCTGGTTAAACCAGCTGTACCATGTTATGGCATCCCCATCGATGGTGAACCCTTGTCTGGGATCTGTCCTCCCAACTTTCACTCTGTGAAATGTTTGGTTTGGGGAAACAATCCAGTTGATCACATCAAATCCAGCCACTAACTCCCCATACTGGTCAAAAGAAATCTTGTCTCCACTGCTGTTGTTAAAAGAGACACTTTTGAGAAAGTGATGGAGCTAGATTGAACAGGAAAAGGCAAAAGTTCAGAAAAAAACTGAAGCTGGATCTTTTGTATTAAGGTCTAATATTGTGTATGGTTTTTGAGTAAGAAAATACTCATTAAAATATGCTCACTCTTTATGATTCAGAGATAGGAGGAGAGGACACTCAATTAGTCAGCaaaattgctgctgttgttgttattattattaaattaaactCATTAGTTGCTTTACATAGAAGTCCCACATtgattacaaaataaaatacaatgtacatGACAAACATAAAGAACATTTTGATTAAATTTCATACAGAAAGTCTTCAGACCAGaaagaggggaaagagagaattcAGTCTGGAAgaagtggggcagagccacaatGTTAAGTTCCTGGAAGGTGTGGTGGTATTGCttcccaggagggagagggggaggaggaagggctcaGGAAAGGCAGCACAGTGTgggtgcactggcagagccaggaCTCTTGCTGGTGCACTTCTATCATACCAATGTCCATGCTGCCTTGTCCCTCCCCATATCCCAACTGGTAAGCAGCAATGAAACACCTGCCAAGAAACTAGCATTTGTCATGTCCCCTGTGGAAACCCCTTGGCAGGATTGGCAAAATTTGTGGGTTACAGACATTTGGAAAGGGATTGGAGCAGGTCTGGAGAAAATATTTCCAGTAACCTCAGGTCATTTTGTGCTCAGAAAGCCTGTTAGTGTTTCTGTCAAGGATAGCCCTCAATTTCAGAGAGTTGAAAGCAAGAGTAAGTTTATAAAAGCAAGAGATAGCACTGTGACCACAGCCACTGGCTGGAAAAGAGATACTGTTAATTAGGCAATTTGCTTTCTGCTCCTAGAATAAGCTCTCGCCTTACAAGAGAGGCAAGAAGATGCTTGAATCAATCCATAGTGTGCAATCTCCATCTCACTCTCTGATATACAAGCCCCACAATGTTTGTGTTTCTCTGTTGTGACAATGAGTCTTGCTGTTTCTACTATGCTTTGAGATAATCCCAGTGTGTTCCTGTAATCCTGATTTATGCCTTAGAGTGTGATGCTGCATTCCTATACTGAATTCttgaataaagcttcatgcagaaaaatccagtttGCCGAGTCCCGAGTCTGCTCCTTGGTTGAGAGCCAGGACAGCATAGCAGCTCCAGGCAAGCCACTTCTGCTTGTTAGGGAGAAGATGAAAGATTAAGAAATTAACTTTGGTGCATGTTAGATAGATCTGAAGCTTCTGTACCCATCTTTTCCAGGCTTATGAATTGTACTGTTGGTGTCTTAAAGTGCTCAATTTTCTATGTAGTCCAACACCCCTTCAGCTTGGGTTTTGCCTCACTGAGAAAACAAGACTACTACTAACATCATATAATATGATTGTTTATCTGTGAGCTCATACATACTACTCATATATTTCTGCTCCCAGAAAGTCTAAGCCCTTTACCTGCCACAACGGTTGAATTTGATGCTTCAGTCCTCTTCTACCTTCCATTGCTCCATGTTTGACTCTAGATGAGGACATgtcatgtaaagcatgtgctataGCATAGACAGCATTGTAAATGCAGTAGCTGTGGCCTgacatgctcatttcaaaaaatgGTGCTGGAAGGCTCTCTAGCTTCTCCACCCCAGTGCAAACATTTCCCTTCACATCACCCACAGTTGGATCTGGGAATACACAGTCAAAGGCCTGTTGCCAAAAGTCCCTGATAAAACCATCTTCTTTTGTGTTGGAAGGATTTCGTCCCTCAACAAATGTTTTGAATTCTGGTAGGTttttggattggattgtgaaggAAAGAGCACCATGGAATATTTCCGTTTCCCAATCCTTTTGATAGACCATTGATGTAAGTTCCATTTCAGCTGTCATTATCCACACTATACCTCTTGGTAGACTTGGTGGATGTTCTGAAAAATATGGAAACCATCTCAAAATAAACATGGAATTAGATTCTCCATAAAACAGAACTACATTGGCTTTGCTACTCATCACTTCATTGTGTAGTTTTGCTCCATCTTCTAgcatttcattaatttcagcgaATGAAGATAATGTGGAGATTCTTTTTATAAAGGCATAGCAGATACCACTCTGGGAGAACTTTGGCAACACAGTTTGCAAAaatctttcaccacttccatcatcatCTATTACAATGACCCCAATCCATGTCCACCTGAAATGCAGAAGCAAAGAGAGAATCCCCTCATACTGAACAGCTTCATGAGGGACCATCTGGTAGAAAGAAAGGCCTAGAGTATTATCATAAATGAATGGAACAGAGCCATATATGAGCTGAAGagagatttgggggaggggaagaggagaaagagaaTAATAGAATTTATATTGCATCTTGAAAAGTTCAAAAAATCCATATATGGTACAATCCAGTCCTGTCCCCTCTGCTAATGGCATCCATCTGTCAGCAAAATAGTGAGTGAGCTAATTTTGGGCAATTCCCCCTCACCCTAGAAGCACCTACCCCTTCCTAATAGAGCAATCTAACTTCCGGGAAGCTAGTGCAGGGGGACCAGTGGAAGAGGAGCTGATGGAAAGCTCTGCAGAATGCTTCCCCTGCTCAGGAGCCTCCAACCCAGCTGAATGCAGGCTCTGTCAGGAGCCACGCGCATGAGCCAGCCGGGAAGCACCAGCTCTgacaaacaggcctcctggggagtacTCACTTCCCTTAGGCCTGAATAGGAATTTAACATTTTCTTTTTACTCCACCAGAAGGCTGGCATAATTTCAAGGGGGATCGGGACTCCAGAATGCCCTATTCTTGGGGCTTCCACTGGCTTCTGCCAGCCCTCTCTTCACCAGGCTTGCTGTCCCCAGGGAAGCTCTGGCAGTGCAGACAGGCTCCTGGCAGGGCCACATCTCTGCCACAGTGGAGGGCTTCAGCTAGTAGAGCCCAGCACAGCCAGGAGCCCCCAGGACAACTGGCACTCCACGGCATCCAATTTACCCCAGCCCAGCAGagaggtgagttggattgcaccctaaatctgttccagaggattgGACAACCTCTGGAACAGATATTTCTGGTGGGTGGGGACTCCAGGGGGCAGTGGAGAATCAGCAAAAAAAACCTTTACTCCCTGCTTCATGATGGATGTCTTCTGTCAGTACATGGAGACACTTGGATTCTACTGATACATTATGTTAGGAAGCATTGTGACAATAATGTCTCCAGATAGGGGGCTGTGCCTGGAAGTATATATGCCGGTCTATGACCATCAAGTAGGTCTATGGCTGAGGGGAGAATGCAATGGGATCTTTGCTCAAAATTGTCATTCTTTAATTGCTACATTACACAAACATTCTGAGAACATTTTCAAAATAAAGTAAGAGCATGTTGTGAATGCTCATGTATTTGTG belongs to Rhineura floridana isolate rRhiFlo1 chromosome 11, rRhiFlo1.hap2, whole genome shotgun sequence and includes:
- the LOC133367553 gene encoding vomeronasal type-2 receptor 26-like; the encoded protein is MACETRIVQCTFYYPQLPLHKYHQSGDLIIGGIAYYAGNVASEMLFMEEPLPTLTEPFVIVPKHYQHITALAFTVKYINENLQILPNITLGFHIYDSYGSSMRTYHATMLLLSSPERFTPNYLCDNKKNLIAVVGGLDAKISIDMATLLNNYKVPQMVPHEAVQYEGILSLLLHFRWTWIGVIVIDDDGSGERFLQTVLPKFSQSGICYAFIKRISTLSSFAEINEMLEDGAKLHNEVMSSKANVVLFYGESNSMFILRWFPYFSEHPPSLPRGIVWIMTAEMELTSMVYQKDWETEIFHGALSFTIQSKNLPEFKTFVEGRNPSNTKEDGFIRDFWQQAFDCVFPDPTVGDVKGNVCTGVEKLESLPAPFFEMSMSGHSYCIYNAVYAIAHALHDMSSSRVKHGAMEGRRGLKHQIQPLWQLHHFLKSVSFNNSSGDKISFDQYGELVAGFDVINWIVSPNQTFHRVKVGRTDPRQGFTIDGDAITWYSWFNQSQPLSLCTERCHPGFRKKVKEGEPFCCYDCIPCPEGKFSAQEDMNDCSKCSDEEYPNKNQDVCIPKDISFLSYNEPLGMSLACSALSFSYITALVLGTFMKHHNTPIVKANNRDVTYTLLISLLLCFLCALLFIGRPEKVTCLLRQTAFGIIFSVAVSCVLAKTITVVLAFMATKPGSRMRKWVGKRLTNSIVVSCCLVQVGLCILWLGSSPPFPDVDMHSVAKEVVLECNEGSVTMFYCVLGYMSFLAIISFTVAFLARKLPDSFNEAKFITFSMLIFCSVWLSFVPTYLSTKGKYMVAVEIFSILASSAGLLGCIFAPKCYIILWRPQLNNREYLIRNKA